One genomic window of Punica granatum isolate Tunisia-2019 chromosome 1, ASM765513v2, whole genome shotgun sequence includes the following:
- the LOC116195899 gene encoding metalloendoproteinase 4-MMP-like, with protein MRPLLLFGSSVFVVVLLLLCRPCFPARILAGSAASVIQSDSPPGDHDKDVSHNATWQDFARFLDAGVGAHMAGMSELKRYFTRFGYLSLSDSGNLTDVFDRSLESALVKYQTNLGLAVTGKLDAGTITAIMSPRCGVRDDIEGQVVPGHHALLKATRHYAYFYGRPRWTRGSPATLTYAFSPNHMIRYIGPGEVRAVFQRAFSRWSAVIPVSFKEVEEYAKADIRIGFYGGDHGDGEPFDGVLGVLAHAFSPENGRFHLDAAERWSVDFKAERSKAAVDLESVATHEIGHVLGLAHSSVKEAVMYPSLSPRTRKVELRIDDVEGVQALYGSNPNFKLSSLFESENSSNLGGLGLRDIRQSSMWATASSAAVVLVILLCV; from the coding sequence ATGCGTCCTCTGCTTCTCTTCGGCTCCTCGGTCTTCGTCGTCGTTTTGCTTCTCCTGTGCCGACCCTGTTTTCCCGCCAGAATTCTCGCTGGCTCCGCAGCAAGTGTGATTCAATCTGACTCCCCTCCCGGCGATCATGACAAAGACGTTTCCCACAACGCCACGTGGCAGGACTTTGCCAGGTTCCTTGATGCCGGGGTGGGCGCCCACATGGCAGGCATGTCCGAGCTCAAGAGGTACTTCACCCGCTTCGGCTACCTGTCCCTCTCCGACTCCGGCAACCTCACCGATGTCTTTGATAGGAGCCTCGAGTCCGCCCTTGTCAAGTACCAGACCAACCTCGGGCTGGCCGTCACCGGGAAGCTCGATGCCGGGACTATCACAGCCATCATGTCCCCGAGGTGCGGGGTGAGGGACGACATCGAAGGGCAGGTGGTGCCCGGGCATCATGCGCTGCTCAAGGCGACCCGCCACTATGCGTACTTCTACGGGCGGCCACGATGGACCCGGGGGTCGCCCGCGACGCTGACTTATGCGTTCTCCCCCAACCACATGATCAGATATATCGGCCCGGGGGAGGTGAGGGCCGTGTTCCAGCGGGCGTTCTCGAGGTGGTCGGCGGTGATCCCAGTGAGCTTCAAGGAGGTCGAGGAGTACGCGAAGGCGGACATAAGGATCGGGTTCTACGGTGGGGACCATGGGGACGGGGAGCCGTTCGACGGGGTGCTTGGGGTGCTGGCACACGCATTCTCTCCGGAAAACGGGCGGTTCCACCTGGACGCGGCGGAGAGGTGGAGCGTGGACTTCAAGGCGGAGAGGTCGAAGGCGGCTGTGGACCTGGAGTCTGTGGCGACGCACGAGATAGGGCACGTGCTCGGGCTGGCGCACTCGTCGGTGAAGGAGGCGGTGATGTACCCGAGCCTCAGCCCGAGGACGAGGAAGGTGGAGCTGAGGATCGACGACGTCGAAGGGGTGCAGGCCCTTTACGGGTCTAACCCAAACTTCAAGCTCAGCTCCCTGTTCGAGTCCGAGAATTCCTCCAATCTTGGAGGACTTGGGCTTCGGGACATCAGACAGTCCTCCATGTGGGCCACCGCCTCCTCGGCGGCTGTCGTTTTGGTCATCCTCCTCTGCGTTTAA
- the LOC116192022 gene encoding zinc finger BED domain-containing protein RICESLEEPER 2-like — MNEANEQSVPVTLDGYTLAPTPVSVRNPQVAESWESRKRKLTSPVWDHFVKCTIDGIEYAFCEHCGAKYKAISKNGTRVLLKHMKKCFNKPLEEPSQTSLNFTRKDEKRKDGFGDLSCDWEFEKAHKEEDNLHSFRFNQEVSQQTLANAIVVDQYPLSMVEFVGFQNFCASLQPCFKMPSRDEIKRDIRSIHNVKKANVYEVLEKVQSRIAITSDIWTSDQRKDYLSISAHYLDESWILRKCDLRFIYVPVPCTTETLWNHLTASLSEFNVGEKISTITMANCSHSGMKDLDLKMIEGELLLDGKFVHMQCGAHIISLLAQDCLSLVEKVTEKIRETVGFWTASPSREEVFAEVASQLRIPHIKKKLCIDDTTQWHSTYSMLEASITYKEMFTRLKDINSLYTIVPSEEEWDLVSDICKKLKLLYGFAELYRGPKHVTSNNYFPMMCFVREGIAKWVTSSNETISRMAWNMFRKLEEYWNSVHIVLAIAAVLDPRYKLCLVEYFFMIIYGTKSSPEVERVRKACYQLFHKYRLRFRMNSEPVFPSHCEETDGSFQGSGDSLDGYDQFIKSETYDKRPRWSELSQYLAEPLLPRTRDFDVLGWWMENGDKYPILQLIARDFLAIPISCTTSDPAFSALGRVLPKQYRKLKPDMLETLMCTNNWLRNEMEGDSLNADSGSVCSTRDGDDSDWETQGA, encoded by the exons ATGAACGAAGCAAATGAGCAATCAGTGCCTGTGACCTTGGATGGATACACTCTCGCCCCAACTCCTGTCTCAGTAAGGAACCCTCAAGTAGCTGAAAGTTGGGAGTCGAGAAAGCGGAAGCTTACTTCTCCTGTTTGGGACCACTTTGTGAAGTGCACGATTGATGGAATCGAGTATGCTTTCTGTGAGCACTGCGGCGCTAAGTACAAAGCAATAAGCAAGAATGGGACAAGAGTCCTGCTTAAACATATGAAGAAATGCTTTAATAAACCCTTAGAGGAACCCTCTCAAACTAGTCTAAACTTCACCAGAAAGGATGAGAAACGGAAGGATGGGTTTGGGGATCTTAGCTGCGATTGGGAATTTGAGAAAGCCCACAAAGAGGAGGATAATCTCCATAGTTTCCGGTTCAATCAGGAGGTTTCACAGCAGACTCTTGCTAATGCTattgtggtcgatcagtatCCACTTTCAATGGTAGAATTTGTCGGGTTTCAGAACTTCTGTGCCTCTCTTCAACCCTGTTTCAAGATGCCTTCTCGAgatgaaattaaaagagatATCAGAAGCATTCACAATGTCAAGAAGGCGAATGTGTATGAGGTGCTGGAGAAGGTTCAAAGTCGTATAGCCATCACATCAGATATCTGGACTAGTGACCAGAGGAAAGATTACCTGTCCATTTCTGCTCATTACCTGGATGAATCATGGATTCTCCGAAAGTGTGACTTAAG GTTTATTTACGTGCCTGTTCCATGCACTACAGAAACTCTTTGGAACCACTTGACTGCAAGTTTATCAGAATTCAATGTTGGCGAAAAGATATCTACAATTACCATGGCAAACTGTAGCCATAGTGGAATGAAAGATCTCGACTTGAAAATGATTGAGGGTGAACTTCTGCTTGATGGGAAGTTTGTTCATATGCAATGTGGGGCCCATATCATCAGTCTTCTTGCACAAGATTGCCTGTCTCTGGTCGAGAAAGTGACAGAAAAGATCCGCGAGACAGTTGGCTTTTGGACTGCAAGTCCTTCCCGAGAGGAAGTCTTTGCTGAGGTGGCATCTCAATTAAGAATCCCACACATAAAGAAGAAGCTGTGTATTGATGATACGACTCAATGGCACTCTACTTATTCAATGCTTGAAGCTTCGATAACTTATAAGGAAATGTTCACAAGATTGAAGGACATCAACAGTTTATATACAATCGTGCCCTCTGAGGAAGAGTGGGATTTAGTGAGTGATATCTGCAAAAAGCTGAAACTGTTATACGGTTTTGCTGAATTATATcggggtccaaaacatgtgacTTCAAACAATTATTTCCCGATGATGTGTTTTGTGAGGGAGGGGATTGCTAAATGGGTCACATCTTCGAACGAGACCATTAGTCGGATGGCCTGGAATATGTTTAGGAAATTGGAGGAATACTGGAACTCTGTACACATCGTTCTAGCTATAGCAGCGGTTCTGGACCCGAGGTACAAGTTATGTTTGGTGGAATACTTCTTTATGATTATATACGGGACTAAGAGTTCTCCTGAAGTTGAACGCGTTCGTAAAGCTTGTTACCAGCTGTTTCACAAGTACCGACTGAGGTTCAGAATGAATTCTGAACCTGTATTTCCGTCACATTGTGAGGAGACAGATGGCAGCTTTCAGGGTTCAGGAGATTCTCTCGACGGGTATGATCAGTTCATAAAGAGTGAAACCTATGATAAGCGCCCACGGTGGTCGGAGTTGAGCCAGTATTTGGCAGAGCCACTTCTCCCACGGACTCGGGATTTCGACGTACTGGGTTGGTGGATGGAGAACGGGGATAAGTACCCCATCTTGCAGTTGATTGCTCGAGATTTTCTGGCTATTCCCATATCCTGTACCACATCGGATCCTGCTTTTAGTGCACTAGGGAGGGTGTTGCCTAAACAGTACAGGAAACTCAAACCCGATATGCTGGAAACTCTAATGTGTACAAATAATTGGCTCCGGAACGAGATGGAAG GTGACAGTCTGAATGCTGATTCAGGATCTGTTTGTTCAACTCGAGATGGAGATGATTCAGATTGGGAGACTCAGGGTGCTTGA